In one Achromobacter spanius genomic region, the following are encoded:
- a CDS encoding lysophospholipid acyltransferase family protein: protein MTNSKTRTLVTLLKWFGRIKPSTRLRIGAVLGWLAPRLARSRAHIVRRNLELCFPDQPESVREQWVADHFRALAQSIVDRGVLWYGTPEAVKDMVTQTGAERINELTAQGRSVILLAPHFIAMDAAGSRLTMEVPSAACMYTPQSDPHIDAVVAAGRARFNEVFLVSRKDGVRDLIRHLRAPRPVYYLPDMDFGPQGSVFVPFFGVLAATLLATAQLAQKWNAAVLPIVGFWNPETGRYHIDVLPPLEDFPGAASLEDATARLNRELESWVRRCPSQYYWVHRRFKTRPPGEAKLY, encoded by the coding sequence ATGACAAATTCAAAGACGCGTACGCTGGTTACCCTGTTGAAGTGGTTCGGCCGCATCAAGCCATCAACCCGACTGCGCATCGGCGCCGTGCTGGGCTGGCTTGCGCCCCGGCTGGCAAGGTCCCGAGCGCACATCGTGCGGCGCAATCTTGAATTGTGCTTTCCCGACCAGCCGGAATCCGTGCGCGAGCAATGGGTGGCGGACCACTTCCGGGCCTTGGCACAGTCCATCGTGGACCGGGGCGTGCTCTGGTACGGCACCCCCGAGGCCGTCAAGGACATGGTCACGCAGACCGGCGCCGAACGCATCAACGAACTCACCGCCCAGGGCCGCTCCGTGATTTTGCTGGCGCCCCACTTCATTGCGATGGACGCCGCCGGCTCCCGCCTGACCATGGAAGTGCCCAGCGCCGCTTGCATGTACACGCCGCAAAGCGACCCCCACATCGACGCGGTCGTGGCCGCCGGCCGGGCCCGCTTCAACGAGGTGTTTCTGGTCAGCCGCAAGGACGGCGTGCGCGACCTGATCCGTCACCTGCGCGCGCCGCGCCCGGTCTATTACCTGCCCGACATGGACTTCGGCCCCCAGGGGTCCGTGTTCGTGCCCTTTTTCGGCGTGCTGGCCGCCACGCTGCTGGCCACCGCCCAGCTTGCCCAGAAATGGAACGCGGCCGTACTGCCCATCGTGGGCTTCTGGAACCCCGAGACCGGCCGCTATCACATAGACGTCCTGCCTCCGCTTGAGGATTTCCCCGGCGCGGCGTCCCTGGAAGACGCCACCGCCCGCCTGAACCGCGAGCTGGAATCCTGGGTGCGCCGCTGCCCCAGCCAGTACTACTGGGTCCACCGCCGCTTCAAGACCCGCCCGCCAGGCGAAGCCAAGCTCTATTGA
- a CDS encoding DUF484 family protein, translated as MTDTAFTAQDIAAFLQDHPGFFDEHADVFATMQVPHPHGSRAISLGERQILTLRERNRELEWRLNELVRNATSNESIGSHLAKWCSRLLSENDAQRVPGEIALGLAEQFELNHVALRLWNLSDLAPAGYGEPTSQDVRTFTDSLKTPYCGTDTGFEAVGWLDSKPKSLALVPLRLEADGPAVGLLVLGSDDPERFTPEMGTTFLESIGQLASAALHRLNPASPKV; from the coding sequence ATGACTGATACCGCTTTCACCGCCCAAGACATCGCCGCCTTCCTGCAAGACCACCCCGGCTTCTTTGACGAGCACGCCGACGTGTTCGCCACCATGCAGGTGCCGCACCCGCATGGCTCGCGCGCCATTTCGCTGGGCGAACGCCAAATCCTGACGCTGCGCGAACGCAACCGCGAACTGGAATGGCGCTTGAACGAACTGGTGCGCAACGCCACCTCCAACGAGAGCATCGGCTCGCATCTGGCCAAGTGGTGCAGCCGCCTGCTGTCGGAAAATGACGCGCAGCGCGTGCCCGGCGAAATCGCGCTGGGCCTGGCCGAACAGTTTGAACTGAACCACGTGGCGCTGCGCTTGTGGAACCTGTCCGACCTGGCGCCCGCGGGCTACGGCGAACCCACCTCGCAAGACGTGCGCACGTTCACCGACAGCCTGAAGACGCCTTACTGCGGCACCGACACCGGGTTTGAAGCGGTGGGCTGGCTGGACAGCAAACCCAAGTCGCTGGCATTGGTGCCGCTGCGGCTTGAAGCCGATGGCCCTGCCGTGGGCTTGCTGGTGCTGGGATCCGACGACCCCGAACGTTTCACGCCTGAAATGGGCACGACGTTCCTGGAATCCATCGGTCAACTGGCTTCGGCGGCCTTGCATCGCCTGAATCCCGCGTCGCCGAAGGTCTAG
- the dapF gene encoding diaminopimelate epimerase: MGDNPAMNWNFTKMHGAGNDFVVLDGVRQTIDMTPERARALGDRHFGIGADQILLVERATRPDADFRYRIFNSDGSEVEHCGNGARCFVRFVHEQGLSDRNPLRAEIATGILVLDEGDDEQITVDMGSTRFEPEALPFDTTGLASQREGEDTLWELDIDAPAGVPSKVLLSTVAISNPHAVQVVDNVDTAPVAIQGPLIETHPRFARRVNAGFLQVMDRHNVRLRVFERGAGETLACGTGACAAVAAGIRRGLLESPVRVQTRGGVLTVAWNGDQLRMTGPAESVFTGQVDIDKLVFSMALNR, translated from the coding sequence ATGGGCGATAATCCAGCGATGAACTGGAACTTCACCAAAATGCATGGCGCGGGCAATGATTTCGTCGTGCTCGACGGGGTCCGCCAGACCATCGACATGACGCCCGAGCGCGCCCGCGCACTGGGCGACCGGCACTTCGGCATCGGCGCCGACCAGATCCTCCTGGTTGAACGCGCCACCCGCCCGGACGCTGATTTCCGCTACCGCATTTTCAATTCCGACGGCAGCGAAGTCGAACACTGCGGCAACGGCGCGCGCTGCTTCGTGCGCTTCGTGCACGAACAAGGCCTGTCCGACCGCAACCCGCTGCGCGCCGAAATCGCCACCGGCATCCTCGTGCTGGATGAAGGCGACGACGAACAAATCACGGTCGACATGGGTAGCACCCGTTTCGAGCCCGAAGCCCTGCCCTTTGACACCACCGGCCTGGCCTCGCAACGCGAAGGCGAAGACACGCTCTGGGAGCTGGACATCGACGCGCCCGCCGGCGTGCCCAGCAAGGTGCTGCTGTCCACCGTGGCCATCTCCAATCCGCATGCGGTGCAGGTGGTGGACAACGTCGACACCGCCCCCGTCGCCATCCAAGGCCCGCTGATCGAAACCCATCCGCGCTTTGCGCGCCGCGTCAACGCCGGCTTCCTGCAAGTGATGGATCGCCACAACGTCCGCCTGCGCGTCTTCGAACGCGGCGCGGGCGAAACGCTGGCTTGCGGCACGGGCGCCTGCGCCGCCGTCGCGGCCGGCATCCGCCGCGGCCTGCTGGAATCGCCCGTGCGTGTGCAAACCCGTGGCGGCGTGCTGACCGTTGCCTGGAATGGCGACCAACTGCGCATGACCGGCCCCGCCGAATCCGTGTTCACGGGGCAAGTCGACATCGACAAGCTCGTCTTCTCCATGGCGCTGAACCGCTGA